The Streptomyces sp. NBC_00459 DNA segment GCGGCCTCGACGACGCCCCTGGTATCGATGCCGGGCTCGTCCGCGATGTCGCGGTCGCCGTCTTCGAAGGGGCGCACGTGCCCAATGACTGGAACAGACCGGCCCACGAGATGATCCGGTTTCTGTTGGAGTCCGTCGTGGCCAGGAATTCAGCGGCCAAGGGGCGGAAGCGCTGAACGCGGTACCTCAGACGAGGTGAGGCCCGACTCCCGCTGATACCGTCCGCGTCGCTCCGGCCGCTTTCCCGTCCGAAGGCGGGACCGTCGCACCGCGCAGTCTGTCGAGCACGGCGACGGGATCCGCGGGAGCCTGCCGGCCTCGCCAGCCGACGTGACCGTCCGGGCGTACGAGCACCAGCGGCCGCTCGTACAGTTCCGCGGCGGCAGGGTCGGCGAGGCGCAGCACCGTCAACGGCACACCACACCCGCGCGCGGCCTCCACCAGAGGCATGGGGTCCGGGGAACCCGAGACCACGAGCGTGAACCCGTGCCCGAAGTGGTCGAGCACCGAGCTGCCGTCGGGCAGCCAGGCGTGCGGTGCGCGGCAGCCGGGCCACGTCGACGGTACGTACTCGTCCGGCTCGTCGGGCGGTTCCGGACTGCCGTCGGGTACGCAGACCGGGGAGCCGCTGTACCGGTAGCCGAGCTGGACGCCCGTGCAGCGGAACTCCTTGGCCCGAGACCCGCGGATCTTTTCGCCCATCTCACGTCGGGCCCGTTCGCCTTCCTCGTCCGTGTGGTCGAGCACTGGGTCGGGGACGAGCCGCGCGTCGGCCCTCCAGTTGCTGGAGGCTTCCGTGACGTTGCGGACGGCGATCGGCCGCCGCTCCTGTTCGTAGCTGTCCAGGAGCGCCGGGTCTCCCCATCCCTGGAGGGTCGCGGCGAGCTTCCAGCCGAGGTCCACGGCGTCACCGATCCCGGTGTTGGCGCCGAATCCCCCCTTCGGCCACAGCAGATGCGCCGCGTCGCCCGCTAGGAACACCCGGCCCTCACGGTAGGTGCGGGCCACGACGCAGTGGCCGCTCCAGGGCTGCGCCGCGAGGATCTCCACGTCGATCGGCGCACCGACGGCCTCGCGTATCCAGGTGACCGCGTCAGCGGGGTCGGGCTCTTCGTCCAGGTAGACCGAGAGCCGCCATTCGTCCACGCCGTTGACGACCGTGATGTACGGCCTGCGCGCCGACGACAGTGTGTGGATCTGTACCGCGGGGCCGCCCAGTCGCTCCCGCACAAGGTCCAGCAGCTGCGGCGCACGGAAGTGCACAGCGAAGTTGTGACCCTGGGCGAACATGCCCTCGAACGGGATATCGAGCGCCCGACGTATGCCGCTGCGGCCTCCGTCGCAGGCCACCAGGTACGTGCCGGTCAGTGTCTCGGTGGCACCGCTCGCCAGGTCGCGCACCACGGCCAGGACACCCTCGGAGTCCTGCTCCATCGTCTCCAGGCGGGTGCCGTACAGGATCTCGACCCCTGGCAGTGCGCTGGCCGTGCGTGCGAGCAACGGTACGAAGGCGAACTTGGACAGGAACACGGGACCCTCCGGCGTCAGCGGGGCGTACACGCCCGAAGACCGGTTGGTGACCCCGTAGTCGAAGTCGGTGAGGACATGCCCCGTGGCGGAGGTCGCGAACACCGTGCGGTGCGGGTAGTCCGGGGGCGGTGCCGACTCCGTGCGTGCCTCTTCCGCACAGCCCCAGCGCCGCAGGTGTTCCATGGTGCGCGAAAAGATGGCCTCGCCTGCGGGAAAGGGCACGCGGCCGTCGCCCTGATCGATCACGGTGACCGGTACACCGCGCCACCCCAACTCGGTCGCGAGGGCGAGGCCCACGGGCCCCGCTCCCACGACCAGGACGCGCCGAGATCCGGTTTTCTCGTGCCGGTCGTACATAG contains these protein-coding regions:
- a CDS encoding FAD-dependent monooxygenase — translated: MRGPTLAQEGRSSMYDRHEKTGSRRVLVVGAGPVGLALATELGWRGVPVTVIDQGDGRVPFPAGEAIFSRTMEHLRRWGCAEEARTESAPPPDYPHRTVFATSATGHVLTDFDYGVTNRSSGVYAPLTPEGPVFLSKFAFVPLLARTASALPGVEILYGTRLETMEQDSEGVLAVVRDLASGATETLTGTYLVACDGGRSGIRRALDIPFEGMFAQGHNFAVHFRAPQLLDLVRERLGGPAVQIHTLSSARRPYITVVNGVDEWRLSVYLDEEPDPADAVTWIREAVGAPIDVEILAAQPWSGHCVVARTYREGRVFLAGDAAHLLWPKGGFGANTGIGDAVDLGWKLAATLQGWGDPALLDSYEQERRPIAVRNVTEASSNWRADARLVPDPVLDHTDEEGERARREMGEKIRGSRAKEFRCTGVQLGYRYSGSPVCVPDGSPEPPDEPDEYVPSTWPGCRAPHAWLPDGSSVLDHFGHGFTLVVSGSPDPMPLVEAARGCGVPLTVLRLADPAAAELYERPLVLVRPDGHVGWRGRQAPADPVAVLDRLRGATVPPSDGKAAGATRTVSAGVGPHLV